The Paenibacillus spongiae nucleotide sequence CTTGGATACGAAACGGCTTGTTGGCAACGATGGTGGAGGGCGAGGCACCTTATTGCGGCGATATTCTGATCGAGCATGATCGCATTGTTGAGATCGGGACGTCCGTTCACGCTTCCGAAGAAGACAAGGTAATCGAGGGAGACGGCTTCGCTGTCATGCCAGGCTTCATCAATGCGCATCAGCATTCCCCCATGAGCCTGCTGAGAGCTTTCTCCGACGACAGGAAGCTGATGGATTGGCTGGACCGCAAGATGCTTCCGGCGGAAGCGAATATGACGCCCGAGGACATCTATTGGGGATCGATGCTGGCGATGGCGGAGATGATCCGTTCCGGGACGACTTGCTTCGCAGACATGTATATTCATATGGATCAAATCGGCGAAGCCGTGAAGAGCGCCGGCATGCGGGCTTCCCTGACACGCGGCCTCGTATTCCTGCAGGACGACGGCGGGAAACGAATGGGCGAAGCGATCGACTTGGTCGAGCGCTGGTCGGGTGCGGCGGATGGCCGGATTACGACGATGATCGGGCCCCATTCGCCATACACATGTCCTCCGGAGCCACTGAAGGAAACGATTGCGTATGCAGAATCCCGCAAGCTTCCTATACACATCCATTTGGCGGAGACGAAAGAAGAGGTTGTGAAAATCCGCGACCGGTACGGCGTTACACCTACGGAATATTTGGTCGATCTGGGGATGTTCGACCGCTCCCATGTGCTGCTTGCCCATGCGGTCCATCTGACTCGCAAGGATGTTCGATTATTGCACGGCATGAGAGGCGGAGTTGCGCATAATCCCATCAGCAATTTGAAGCTGGGATGCGGCATCGCGCCCGTAACCGAGTGCATCCGGCAAGGCATTACGGTGGGGATCGGGACGGATGGAGCCGGCAGCGCGACGACCCTCGATATGTTCGAATCGGCAAGGGCGGCGGCATGGCTGCAGAAGCTGGACTATGGCGACCCAACGATGCTGCCTGCAGGACAGGCGCTGCGAATGGGGACGCTGGAGAGTGCCAAGCTGCTGTGCCTGAATCGTGAAGTCGGCACGCTGGAGAAAGGGAAGAAAGCTGATTTGATTCTCGTTGATCTGAGAAAGCCGCATCTTCAGCCGAATCATAACGTCGAATCTCTGCTTGCCTATGCAGCAAAGGGCTCGGATGTCGATACCGTTATGGTGGACGGCAGATTGCTTATGCAAGGAAGGAAGCTGCTGACGATCGATGAAGAGGAGCTGTTCGGACAGGTTCGTCACCGGGCAGCGCGGATTGTACAGGGGATCTAGCAAGGTCTTTATCAATACGATGTACCTTATTTAGGCCATCAAAATACGGATGCCGGCAAACATAATTGTAAGAAAATAGCGATTTACCCATTGACAGAAAAGCAGTGATCGTATACATTCGTATACAATAAACTTGTATACGAATGTATACGTGAAAGGGGGCGGCAAATGAGACCCATCCATCATGGCAGGCCGGAAGCAAGGCATATTCCGCCGCTTGACGAACGCGGAAAGGAAAGAGGCCCGGGACGCCGCGGGGAGCATCACAGGCGGCGGGGCGGCGAGCCGGGAGCAGGCGGCGGTGCGCAGACCTATAGAAGAGGGCGAATCTTAACCTTCCTGGAGCAGCTGCAAATTAAGCGCGCAACGTTGGCGCGGCAGCTGGGAGAAGCGGAATTTCAATCGATACAGCCTGTTATAAGCGGAGAGCTTAAAGCGATTGAGCAGGTGATCAGCGATTATATGTATTTATTCGAGCTTCGTGAAGAAGACCGGATAATGCTGGAACCGGGCGAATCTTCACCCGAGGCGAACAAAGAAGATTAATTTATGGACTGATCCTGGAGAGTGATTTTGCGTGCTGCGCCGTTTTTTCTCGTATTATCGTCCTTACAAGGGACTTTTCTTTTTAGATTTTTCCTGTGCGATTCTAGCCGGGCTTCTCGAGCTTGCCTTCCCGCTTGCGGTTAGCGAGTTTATTAACGAGCTGCTGCCTGGCGAGAACTGGACGCTCATCGTACTGGCCGCAATCGCCTTGTTAGCCATCTATGCATTGAATACCGCGCTCCAGTATATCGTTACCTACTGGGGTCATATGCTGGGGATCAATATAGAGACGGATATGCGCAGAAAGATGTTCGAGCATATTCAGAAGCTGTCGTTCCGTTTTTTTGACAATCATAAAACCGGTCATCTGATCGGCCGGATCACGAACGATTTGAATGATATCGGCGAGGTGGCCCATCACGGCCCCGAGGATGTTTTCATTGCGGTCATGACGCTAGTCGGCTCCTTCACGCTTATGGCTTACATTAATTTGGAGCTCGCCTTGCTGACCTTCATCATTATCCCGCTAATGGCGTGGCTGATTATCGTGTTCGGCGGCAAGATGACCAAGACTTACAGACGCTTGTTCGGGGATGTCGGCAACTTCAACGCGCGGATCGAGGATAATGTCGGCGGAATCCGCGTCGTTCAATCCTTTGCCAATGAGGCCCACGAGAAGAAACTGTTCGCCGTCGATAATTACAAATATCGCGATACGAAGCTGCTCGCCTATAAGACGATGGCCAAAAGCATATCCGTCAGTTATATGATGATGCGGCTCGTTACCGTATTCGTCATGGTTTGCGGGGCCTGGTTCTTTATCCGGGGAAAAGTGAATATGGGCGAATTTATGGCCTTCCTGCTGCTATCGAATATCTTCTTCCGTCCCATCGAGAAAATCAATGCCGTCATCGAGAGCTATCCGAAAGGAATCGCCGGCTTCAAACGCTATATAGAAATCATCGATACGGAGCCGGACATCGCAGATGCGCCTGACGCCATCCGGATGGACGCAGTCCGGGGTGATATTCGATTCGAAGGCGTTACGTTCGGCTACGAGCCGAACCGGAAGATATTGCGGAATATCGATCTGACCATTCAAGCGGGGGAGACCATTGCGTTCGTAGGTCCGTCGGGTGCCGGGAAAACGACGATCTGCAGCCTGCTGCCGCGGTTCTACGACGTGAATGAAGGAAGAATTACCGTGGATGGAGTCGATATCCGGCAGTTTGAGCTCCAATCGCTTCGCAAACATATCGGTATCGTACAGCAGGACGTATTCCTCTTCTCCGGAACGATACGGGAGAACATTGCATATGGCAATTTGAAGGCAACGGATGAAGAGAT carries:
- a CDS encoding ABC transporter ATP-binding protein, which produces MLRRFFSYYRPYKGLFFLDFSCAILAGLLELAFPLAVSEFINELLPGENWTLIVLAAIALLAIYALNTALQYIVTYWGHMLGINIETDMRRKMFEHIQKLSFRFFDNHKTGHLIGRITNDLNDIGEVAHHGPEDVFIAVMTLVGSFTLMAYINLELALLTFIIIPLMAWLIIVFGGKMTKTYRRLFGDVGNFNARIEDNVGGIRVVQSFANEAHEKKLFAVDNYKYRDTKLLAYKTMAKSISVSYMMMRLVTVFVMVCGAWFFIRGKVNMGEFMAFLLLSNIFFRPIEKINAVIESYPKGIAGFKRYIEIIDTEPDIADAPDAIRMDAVRGDIRFEGVTFGYEPNRKILRNIDLTIQAGETIAFVGPSGAGKTTICSLLPRFYDVNEGRITVDGVDIRQFELQSLRKHIGIVQQDVFLFSGTIRENIAYGNLKATDEEIWEAARRASLEELIHKLPEGIETVIGERGVKLSGGQKQRLSIARMFLKNPPILILDEATSALDTETEAAIQQSLSDLSVGRTTLVIAHRLTTIKNADRIIVVNEDGIAEQGKHQELVASGGIYSRLHHAQYNR
- a CDS encoding amidohydrolase, which encodes MRTWIRNGLLATMVEGEAPYCGDILIEHDRIVEIGTSVHASEEDKVIEGDGFAVMPGFINAHQHSPMSLLRAFSDDRKLMDWLDRKMLPAEANMTPEDIYWGSMLAMAEMIRSGTTCFADMYIHMDQIGEAVKSAGMRASLTRGLVFLQDDGGKRMGEAIDLVERWSGAADGRITTMIGPHSPYTCPPEPLKETIAYAESRKLPIHIHLAETKEEVVKIRDRYGVTPTEYLVDLGMFDRSHVLLAHAVHLTRKDVRLLHGMRGGVAHNPISNLKLGCGIAPVTECIRQGITVGIGTDGAGSATTLDMFESARAAAWLQKLDYGDPTMLPAGQALRMGTLESAKLLCLNREVGTLEKGKKADLILVDLRKPHLQPNHNVESLLAYAAKGSDVDTVMVDGRLLMQGRKLLTIDEEELFGQVRHRAARIVQGI